Genomic segment of Salvelinus alpinus chromosome 23, SLU_Salpinus.1, whole genome shotgun sequence:
gcagactgaaccaggttttccgctAGTatgtttgcctgtgcttagctctattccgtttctttttatcctaaagaaCTCCCTAGtgcttgccaatgacaagcatacccataacatgaagcAGCCATATTTTCAAGCCATGCTTGAATATATGAAGAGTggcactcagtgatgtgttgtgttgaatctgtcccaaacataacaattTGTATTTAGGACATAACGTTCatttctttgacaatttttttgcagttttactttcgtGCCTCGTTGGAAACGGGATGCAAGTTTCGGAATATTTATAttctctacaggcttcattcttttcactctgtcatttagattcGTATTGTGGggaaactacaatgttgttggtcCATCTTCagatttctcctatcacagccattcaattctgtaactgtttgaaagtcaccattggcctcatggtgaagtcCCTAAACGGTTTCCTTCCTATCTGTCAACAGAGTTAGGAAGGGCGCCTGTATCGCTGtattgtattgatacaccatccaaagtgtaattaataacttcaccatgctcaaaggtatattcagtgtctgctttttacatgttttacccatttaccaatatgtgcccttctttgcgaggcattggaaaaactccatggtctttgtggttgaatctgtgtttgaaattcactgctcgactgagggaccttacagataattgtatgtgtggggtacagacatAACgtggtcattcaaaaatcatgttaaacgctattattgtacacagaatgagtccattcATCTTATTacgtgatttgttaagcacattttcactcctgaaatgatttaggcttgccataacaaaggggttgaatacttataatcaatttcagcttttaattttttattaatttgtaaacatgtttatatgtgaaaactacttctaaggagcatacattcagttgttccgaACACACTTCACTCGCACTAAAAAGGGAGGCTCGCTCGGCTGGTGCTAGCACCTGCACAGATCCAATCCACAGCTGAAACGCAgatgaaggtgtttacatgtcctaataatttggACTCTATGTGCATGCCATGTGATGAATGTAAATCTTATGCATTTTCTAGACTGAATCAGGTAGTCTCTTAGGCCCACAGAGGCATGTCGACGCACAGCTCTTGGCTCTGGTCGGTGACGGTCATCACGTCGATGTTGATGCCGTTGGAGGTGAACACGTTGTACAGCTCCCCCAGTTTCTCCTTAGAGAGGGTTGGCTCTCTGCTCAGGATCCAGGCAAAGTCCACGTGGAAGGCGCACAGGTATTCGGTGCAGCTGTAGACCACAGAGTGGCCCTCGTAGTCAGTGGACAACACCCAGTAGGGGCCAGGGGAAGAGTCTGCAGGAGAGGAAAACATATATTCAAATACATACAGTAGACATCAGACCAGACATGGGTCGAAGACAGACAACATAAAATGTCAAATGGACTTATATAGGTCAACCTCACAAGAATATTGAGAGAAATATATTAGAGGTATGTTTACCCTCGAAGAAGCTGACTTCCAGCTTGGCGGGCTCAGAGGGGTCCTTGGCCTTAGCATAGCCAGTAATTGCATTGACAGTGTTGTTAGCcctgagagaaaaagggagagagagaggttaaacgCATTTAACAATGGCGTTTTGTGAGGCCTACTTACTCATGGGCCCCTATTCAATCAATAGTAGATAAAGGAAAGCAGCACTTGCACGTTCACTCTGAATGTTCATGCTGTATCTGAGGTGATAACCTTGTTATTAACCGAGTCACCCCCACGCAAGCTGTGAACATTTTCATTGGATATTGACATCCCACCCATTTTTAAAGTTACCATTCTGAGTAAACCCACAGTGCGGTTTTCCTTTAACTGTAGTTGATTGAATAGGAGCCTCGGACATGGGTTATTAAATTGCAGTCTGCTCTCATGTAAAAAGTAGTTA
This window contains:
- the LOC139551355 gene encoding apolipoprotein D-like, whose product is MQALQVLSLTLLSVLAANAQTFRPGKCPQPPVQTNFDTARYLGKWYEIQKLPAIFQKGECSTATYSLKSPGVVGVLNRELLANNTVNAITGYAKAKDPSEPAKLEVSFFEDSSPGPYWVLSTDYEGHSVVYSCTEYLCAFHVDFAWILSREPTLSKEKLGELYNVFTSNGINIDVMTVTDQSQELCVDMPLWA